The following are encoded in a window of uncultured Sphaerochaeta sp. genomic DNA:
- a CDS encoding ABC transporter permease has product MKKISKYLLDNTAIIGLIFIVIIGALANPVFIKLGNISNLLRSASLVGILAIGMTFVILCGSIDLSVGSVFALAGYFFIKFGETSPILALTIPLVVGFFLGSLNGVLVTKLKIPAFIGTLAMMMFARSLVLIFSKEVTTTARNLPGFLKMIGRGTVFGFFPMPFIILVGLVIIFTYILKKFPFGRAFYIVGGNMDAAAMMGVSVEKTLFAAHLLSSMLAALGGIVFASRVGSAQPLAGTGYEMFAIASVVIGGAQLSGGVGKVSGSFLGALIMGSFTNIFSMQKLMNAVWQNAVIGLILLVIIVLQSTFSISMFDKKTRKG; this is encoded by the coding sequence ATGAAGAAGATAAGTAAATATCTCCTTGACAATACAGCAATAATTGGATTGATTTTTATTGTTATTATTGGTGCATTAGCAAATCCTGTGTTCATAAAACTGGGGAATATTAGTAATCTGTTGCGATCTGCTAGTCTAGTGGGAATCTTGGCTATCGGAATGACATTTGTAATATTATGCGGATCCATAGACTTGAGTGTTGGTTCTGTGTTTGCCTTGGCTGGTTATTTCTTCATTAAGTTTGGAGAAACTTCACCAATCCTTGCGTTGACAATTCCTTTGGTCGTTGGCTTTTTTCTAGGTAGCCTAAATGGCGTACTGGTGACAAAATTGAAAATTCCCGCCTTCATTGGAACGTTGGCAATGATGATGTTTGCCCGGTCACTAGTTCTTATTTTTTCTAAGGAAGTAACGACAACCGCTAGAAATCTTCCAGGTTTTCTGAAAATGATTGGGAGAGGGACAGTCTTTGGATTTTTTCCTATGCCATTCATAATTCTGGTGGGTCTGGTAATCATCTTTACCTACATACTCAAGAAATTTCCCTTTGGTAGGGCTTTCTATATTGTTGGTGGAAATATGGATGCAGCAGCCATGATGGGGGTAAGCGTGGAGAAAACACTCTTTGCCGCTCATTTACTTAGTAGTATGCTAGCAGCGCTTGGTGGAATTGTGTTTGCTTCTCGTGTCGGCTCAGCACAGCCTCTTGCGGGAACCGGCTATGAGATGTTTGCGATTGCCTCTGTTGTAATAGGCGGCGCACAGCTATCTGGGGGAGTTGGAAAAGTTTCGGGTTCATTCCTGGGTGCCCTAATTATGGGATCTTTTACCAATATTTTCAGTATGCAGAAACTCATGAATGCCGTTTGGCAGAATGCAGTGATAGGGCTGATAC
- a CDS encoding ABC transporter permease, with the protein MKENKIYSFLIRNIAVITLLLLVIFNSLFTNNFLSMNTFVNLMMQTTKIVLLGMGMTLIIATGGIDISVGSAMSLAAVISAIPLVAGNYYGLILSLVVMILVGIVSGVLVSKFKVLPMVVTLAMFYILRGSAKGISGRGTITYSLPRLTVIFTEPLGGVLPIHFFIMLFAVIIMYFVVNKTIFGMEVELLGNNPDASTICGIHTTRIIVMCYAISMFFAWGAGLLDMFVVSSADPSKIGLDIEIDAIAATLIGGTSITGGYPNVVGTVCGAFILQIITMMCNMLNIPFSIALMIKAGLIIGALYLHAVANRDN; encoded by the coding sequence ATGAAAGAAAATAAGATTTACTCATTTCTGATAAGGAATATTGCAGTTATTACATTACTTTTATTGGTTATCTTCAATAGTCTCTTCACTAATAATTTTCTATCAATGAACACCTTTGTTAACCTGATGATGCAAACTACTAAAATTGTGCTACTCGGTATGGGGATGACACTGATTATTGCGACAGGAGGAATTGATATTTCCGTTGGTTCAGCCATGAGCCTTGCGGCGGTCATATCAGCAATACCACTTGTAGCAGGTAACTACTATGGGTTAATCCTCTCCTTGGTTGTAATGATACTTGTAGGTATAGTTTCCGGAGTCCTGGTATCCAAGTTTAAAGTACTTCCTATGGTGGTGACTCTTGCAATGTTTTATATACTAAGAGGTTCTGCAAAAGGAATTAGCGGACGGGGAACAATCACCTATTCATTACCCAGATTGACTGTAATCTTTACTGAGCCCTTGGGAGGTGTTCTACCGATCCATTTCTTTATCATGTTGTTTGCAGTCATTATTATGTATTTTGTGGTAAACAAGACAATATTTGGTATGGAAGTAGAATTGCTGGGGAACAATCCTGATGCTTCCACGATTTGTGGGATCCATACAACCAGAATAATTGTCATGTGTTATGCAATCTCAATGTTCTTTGCATGGGGAGCTGGATTACTGGACATGTTTGTGGTAAGCAGTGCAGATCCATCAAAGATTGGTCTTGATATTGAAATTGACGCGATTGCAGCAACTTTAATCGGTGGTACGTCCATAACTGGGGGATATCCAAATGTGGTTGGGACAGTATGTGGAGCCTTCATTCTCCAGATCATCACTATGATGTGTAATATGCTCAATATTCCATTCTCAATAGCTTTGATGATCAAGGCAGGGTTGATTATTGGGGCATTATATTTGCATGCAGTTGCAAACAGAGATAATTAA
- a CDS encoding sugar ABC transporter ATP-binding protein, with translation MGANILELHDIVKGFSRTQVLHEVSLNIKQGSVHALMGENGAGKSTLIKIITGIYQADSGEMNYNGSTGFFKNSLEAQHAGISAIYQELNLLPYLSVAENIFISNYPFKKNGSIDWTQVYQKAQRLIDDIHIDIDVRQPVRGYGTAKQQIVAIIRAINMKSKLVIMDEPTSSLDSNEVEVLFSLIDMLKAKGIAVIFISHRIDEVYKKCDEISILRDGHLIGTYKTEELPHMKLLEKMIGRQYVESSRKSKRTCTDELLLEVDHLKQEPKVQDVSFTVHKGEIVGLAGLLGSGRTEVAHLIFGLAKRDAGTVLFEGDEKASSSPSLALKHKMAFCTENRREEGIFPNASIINNMCACANDSISKMGIIDYKKKVDLTNHYCNKMRVKKTGILQRIKFLSGGNQQKVVVGRWLSTNPKFIILDEPTRGIDVGAKQEIENLIQEFAENGIGVLLISSEQQELVRNCDKIIVLNNGVSIGELADDAISERRILEMIAADNEKINRECITYERK, from the coding sequence ATGGGGGCAAACATCCTGGAACTTCATGACATTGTGAAAGGGTTTTCTCGGACACAAGTGTTACATGAGGTTTCACTCAATATCAAACAAGGCTCTGTTCATGCGCTGATGGGCGAGAACGGGGCCGGAAAATCTACGTTGATTAAAATAATCACTGGAATATATCAAGCAGATTCAGGTGAGATGAACTATAATGGGTCTACAGGTTTTTTTAAGAACTCTCTTGAAGCACAACACGCTGGTATTAGCGCAATTTACCAGGAATTGAATCTGCTACCATATCTTTCTGTAGCTGAAAATATCTTCATCAGTAACTATCCATTCAAGAAGAATGGTTCTATTGATTGGACTCAAGTTTACCAAAAAGCACAGCGACTCATTGACGATATCCATATTGACATCGACGTAAGACAGCCTGTAAGGGGCTATGGGACTGCAAAACAGCAGATTGTTGCAATCATTAGGGCAATCAACATGAAGAGCAAGTTGGTGATTATGGATGAACCAACATCTTCTCTCGATTCAAATGAGGTAGAAGTGCTTTTTTCCCTAATCGATATGTTGAAAGCGAAGGGTATCGCAGTTATTTTCATCTCTCATCGAATCGATGAAGTATATAAAAAATGTGATGAGATCTCGATATTGAGGGATGGCCATCTCATTGGCACATATAAAACAGAAGAATTGCCTCACATGAAATTGCTCGAGAAAATGATTGGGCGACAATATGTCGAATCCAGCCGAAAATCGAAAAGGACATGTACGGATGAGTTGCTACTAGAAGTTGATCATTTGAAACAGGAGCCAAAGGTACAAGATGTAAGTTTTACTGTTCATAAAGGTGAAATTGTTGGTCTGGCTGGGTTGTTGGGGTCAGGAAGGACTGAAGTAGCGCATTTGATTTTTGGCCTTGCGAAACGTGATGCAGGGACTGTTCTTTTCGAGGGAGACGAAAAAGCCAGTAGTTCTCCCTCTCTGGCACTAAAGCATAAGATGGCTTTCTGTACTGAGAACCGACGTGAAGAAGGTATCTTCCCCAACGCAAGCATCATAAACAATATGTGTGCTTGTGCAAATGATTCAATTTCCAAGATGGGAATTATCGATTATAAGAAGAAAGTAGATCTTACTAATCATTATTGTAACAAGATGCGAGTTAAGAAAACAGGTATCCTGCAACGGATAAAATTCCTCTCGGGAGGAAATCAACAAAAGGTTGTGGTCGGTCGATGGCTTTCTACTAATCCCAAATTTATCATTTTAGATGAGCCGACGAGAGGGATTGATGTAGGAGCAAAACAAGAAATAGAAAATCTAATACAGGAATTTGCAGAGAATGGGATTGGGGTGCTTTTAATCTCTTCCGAACAACAAGAACTTGTCAGGAACTGTGACAAAATTATTGTATTGAATAATGGTGTTTCCATAGGTGAGTTGGCAGATGATGCGATATCTGAAAGACGGATACTGGAAATGATTGCCGCCGATAATGAGAAAATAAATAGAGAGTGTATAACCTATGAAAGAAAATAA